One part of the Flavobacterium johnsoniae UW101 genome encodes these proteins:
- the rho gene encoding transcription termination factor Rho, which translates to MFDISALKEMKLSELQEIAKLAKTIKINGVKKDTLITQILAHQEAAAAPPAETIAEKEVNTEKPKRARIAPAKKTVSKSAPVLEFDAVEEAPKEIVTPAAVEEKQPAEAEEVSEDKTAEKKGPKVVKFNKSAYEKKVAQQKEKEAVKEVISTEETAENTTTAPVAEKTENTAPVKKINPNQNKNQNPNQNQNPNQNQNQNPNQNGNGNGNNGNQNQNHKNKKNNNNFRDSDFEFDGIIESEGVLEMMPDGYGFLRSSDYNYLASPDDIYLSTSQIRLFGLKTGDTVKGVVRPPKEGEKFFPLVRVLKINGHDPQVVRDRVSFEHLTPVFPSEKFKLAEKGSSISTRIIDLFSPIGKGQRGMIVAQPKTGKTMLLKDIANAIAANHPEVYLIVLLIDERPEEVTDMQRSVRGEVIASTFDREPQEHVKIANIVLEKSKRLVECGHDVVILLDSITRLARAYNTVQPASGKVLSGGVDANALQKPKRFFGAARNVENGGSLSIIATALTETGSKMDEVIFEEFKGTGNMELQLDRKIANKRIFPAIDLTSSSTRRDDLLLDEKTLQRMWIMRKYLSDMNPVESMDFVNDRFKKTKNNEEFLISMND; encoded by the coding sequence ATGTTTGATATTTCTGCATTAAAAGAAATGAAGCTTTCTGAGCTTCAAGAAATAGCTAAGCTAGCTAAAACAATAAAGATTAACGGCGTTAAAAAAGATACTCTGATTACTCAGATATTAGCGCATCAGGAAGCGGCAGCTGCACCGCCGGCAGAAACTATTGCAGAAAAGGAAGTAAACACTGAAAAACCAAAAAGAGCCCGAATTGCTCCTGCTAAAAAAACAGTTAGTAAAAGTGCTCCGGTTCTAGAATTTGATGCTGTAGAGGAAGCTCCAAAGGAAATTGTAACTCCTGCAGCTGTAGAAGAAAAACAGCCGGCAGAAGCCGAAGAAGTATCTGAAGATAAAACAGCAGAGAAAAAAGGTCCAAAAGTTGTCAAATTCAATAAGTCGGCTTATGAAAAAAAGGTCGCACAGCAAAAGGAAAAAGAAGCTGTAAAAGAAGTGATTTCGACAGAAGAAACAGCAGAAAATACCACAACAGCACCAGTTGCTGAAAAAACTGAAAATACTGCCCCGGTTAAAAAGATTAATCCTAATCAGAATAAAAACCAAAATCCCAACCAGAATCAAAATCCGAATCAAAATCAAAACCAAAACCCAAATCAAAACGGGAACGGAAATGGTAACAATGGGAATCAAAACCAAAACCACAAAAACAAAAAGAACAACAACAATTTCAGAGATTCTGATTTTGAATTCGATGGAATTATCGAAAGCGAAGGTGTTCTTGAAATGATGCCGGACGGTTACGGATTTTTGCGTTCTTCTGATTATAATTATTTAGCTTCTCCGGATGATATTTATTTATCAACTTCACAAATCAGATTATTTGGTTTAAAAACTGGAGATACCGTAAAAGGTGTGGTTCGTCCTCCAAAAGAAGGAGAGAAGTTTTTCCCTCTTGTTCGCGTTTTAAAAATTAACGGACATGATCCGCAGGTTGTCCGCGACCGAGTTTCTTTTGAGCACCTGACACCGGTTTTCCCTTCTGAAAAATTTAAATTAGCCGAAAAAGGCAGCTCTATATCAACTCGTATTATCGATTTGTTTTCTCCTATTGGAAAAGGACAGCGTGGAATGATCGTTGCACAGCCAAAAACAGGTAAAACAATGCTTTTAAAAGACATTGCCAACGCAATTGCAGCTAATCACCCGGAAGTTTATTTAATCGTTCTTTTGATTGATGAGCGTCCTGAGGAGGTTACCGATATGCAGAGAAGTGTTCGCGGCGAAGTTATCGCGTCAACTTTTGACAGAGAACCGCAGGAACACGTAAAAATCGCTAATATTGTTTTGGAGAAATCAAAACGTTTAGTTGAATGCGGACATGATGTTGTAATTTTGTTAGATTCTATTACACGTTTAGCAAGAGCTTACAATACAGTTCAGCCGGCATCTGGAAAAGTGTTAAGTGGTGGTGTTGATGCGAATGCATTACAAAAACCAAAACGTTTCTTTGGAGCAGCAAGAAATGTAGAAAATGGAGGTTCATTAAGTATCATTGCAACTGCATTAACCGAAACTGGTTCTAAAATGGATGAGGTGATCTTTGAAGAATTTAAAGGAACTGGTAACATGGAACTTCAGTTAGATCGTAAAATTGCTAACAAACGTATTTTCCCTGCAATCGATCTTACTTCTTCAAGTACACGCCGCGACGATTTATTACTTGACGAGAAAACATTACAAAGGATGTGGATCATGCGTAAATATCTATCAGATATGAACCCGGTAGAATCTATGGATTTTGTAAACGACCGTTTCAAGAAAACAAAGAACAACGAAGAGTTTTTGATTTCTATGAATGACTAA
- a CDS encoding DUF4293 domain-containing protein: MLQRIQTVYLILTFVVTGVLMFFTPLWTLNTGKAFYFMQSQLYTVILGLSTMLTIISIISYKKRQNQFVMGRLNIILNLILLGLFVYRSLNLSGETAEAVSEKGIGMFLPIAAIVLLVLANKAIKKDEDLVKSVDRLR; encoded by the coding sequence ATGTTACAACGAATTCAAACCGTATATTTAATTCTAACCTTTGTAGTTACTGGGGTTTTAATGTTTTTTACGCCGCTTTGGACATTAAATACAGGTAAGGCTTTTTATTTCATGCAAAGCCAGCTTTACACTGTAATTTTAGGTTTAAGCACAATGCTTACTATCATTAGCATTATTTCATACAAAAAAAGACAAAATCAGTTTGTCATGGGCAGACTGAACATAATATTAAATTTAATTTTATTAGGATTGTTTGTATATCGTTCTCTAAATTTATCTGGAGAAACAGCAGAAGCTGTTTCTGAGAAAGGTATTGGGATGTTTCTTCCTATTGCTGCTATCGTGTTATTAGTTTTAGCTAATAAGGCCATCAAGAAGGACGAAGATCTTGTAAAATCTGTAGACCGTTTGAGATAA
- a CDS encoding response regulator yields MTKIKIHLADDHQVLIDGLTNLLQTVSNFEIVGSSLNGVTVYDDVIQDQADILVLDISMPQKDGIEVLKEFNQKGLPCKVIILSSYDDLKIIKEVMKLGAKGYLTKKCAGENMIEAIEAVYEGQEYFSDAVREKIFSMFSQNNPKLNKNVYIENPILSPREIEIVTLICLEYSGKEISEKLFISVNTVETHRKNIMKKLNIKNTIGLVKYALKNNLINE; encoded by the coding sequence ATGACTAAAATAAAAATACATCTTGCCGATGATCATCAGGTACTGATCGACGGACTGACCAATTTATTACAAACGGTTTCAAACTTTGAAATTGTGGGCAGTTCATTGAATGGTGTAACTGTATATGATGATGTAATTCAAGACCAGGCTGATATTCTTGTTTTAGATATTAGTATGCCTCAAAAAGACGGGATTGAAGTTTTAAAAGAATTCAATCAAAAAGGTCTGCCTTGCAAAGTCATTATTTTATCGAGTTATGACGACCTGAAAATCATTAAAGAAGTAATGAAACTGGGTGCTAAAGGTTATTTGACAAAAAAATGTGCCGGAGAAAATATGATTGAAGCTATAGAAGCTGTTTATGAAGGGCAGGAATATTTTTCGGATGCAGTGAGAGAAAAAATATTCAGCATGTTTTCTCAAAACAACCCAAAACTGAATAAGAATGTTTATATCGAAAATCCTATTTTAAGTCCGAGAGAAATTGAAATCGTAACCTTAATTTGTCTGGAATACAGTGGAAAAGAAATAAGCGAAAAGCTATTCATTAGTGTAAACACTGTCGAAACACACCGAAAAAACATTATGAAAAAGCTCAACATAAAAAATACTATCGGACTTGTAAAATATGCTTTAAAAAACAATTTAATTAACGAGTAA
- a CDS encoding sensor histidine kinase, with the protein MSFIRVFILVFFFVPIENKAFSQDTISSEKSKTTISESSNKTNVFKQIKLEQLRNKKVVSLSIVLIIILFFLFYFVYQNNRLKQKIKRKDTKQKILLNVINAGIDSQETEQKKIASFLHDNINSLLSSAGLHLNVFTTKTNIQSEEIQKAKAILAQAHDLLRDISHDLVPTLLVRFGLIYALEDLCERNSNSSIEFAFSSSVASEIRYSEKFETKLYFIVSELVSNIINHSEAKKAQISLHENKNQLIIIIHDNGKGFDSEKLNEIEGFGLNRIRVRIKKLKGSFSIISRANENTGTSIKIKVPIS; encoded by the coding sequence ATGTCTTTTATTAGAGTTTTCATATTAGTATTTTTCTTTGTTCCAATTGAAAATAAAGCTTTTAGCCAGGATACTATTTCTTCTGAAAAGTCAAAAACGACAATTTCTGAAAGTTCAAATAAAACCAACGTTTTCAAACAAATCAAACTGGAACAATTACGAAATAAAAAAGTCGTAAGCTTATCTATTGTTCTTATTATTATATTGTTTTTTCTTTTCTATTTTGTGTATCAAAACAACCGATTAAAACAAAAGATAAAGCGAAAAGACACCAAGCAGAAAATCCTCTTAAATGTAATAAATGCCGGAATTGACAGTCAGGAAACTGAACAAAAAAAAATTGCTTCTTTTTTACATGATAATATAAATTCGCTTTTATCTTCGGCCGGACTGCATTTAAATGTTTTTACAACAAAAACCAATATTCAGTCTGAAGAAATTCAAAAAGCAAAAGCCATTCTGGCACAAGCTCATGATCTTTTACGAGATATATCACATGACCTTGTTCCTACCCTATTGGTTCGTTTTGGCTTAATTTATGCTTTAGAAGATTTATGCGAAAGGAATTCTAATTCGAGTATTGAGTTTGCATTTTCAAGCTCAGTTGCGTCAGAAATCAGATATTCTGAAAAATTCGAAACGAAGCTTTATTTTATTGTTTCAGAATTGGTGAGTAATATAATTAATCACAGTGAAGCGAAGAAAGCTCAAATTTCACTGCATGAAAATAAGAATCAGTTAATTATTATTATTCACGACAACGGAAAAGGTTTTGATTCTGAAAAACTCAACGAAATTGAAGGTTTTGGTTTAAACCGAATCAGGGTTAGAATAAAAAAATTAAAAGGATCATTTTCTATTATATCGCGGGCAAATGAAAACACAGGAACTTCTATAAAAATAAAAGTTCCCATTTCGTAA
- a CDS encoding metallophosphoesterase family protein, with amino-acid sequence MKKILLLSDTHSHIDDTILKYVAQADEVWHAGDIGDLHVTDTIKKLKPLRCVYGNIDDAKARLEFPLNNRFMCENVSVWITHIGGYPGKYNPAIRDEMASNPPKLFICGHSHILKVMFDKKNNLLHMNPGAAGKSGFHQMRTMLRFVIDDDKIKDLEIIEIGKK; translated from the coding sequence TTGAAAAAAATCCTTCTCCTTTCAGATACACACTCTCATATTGATGATACCATTTTAAAATATGTCGCTCAGGCCGATGAAGTCTGGCATGCGGGTGATATTGGAGATTTGCATGTTACAGATACTATCAAAAAGCTGAAACCGCTTCGTTGTGTGTATGGAAATATTGATGATGCAAAAGCAAGATTAGAATTTCCGCTTAATAATAGATTTATGTGCGAAAATGTATCGGTTTGGATTACGCACATTGGCGGTTATCCCGGAAAATACAATCCTGCGATTAGAGATGAAATGGCTTCAAATCCGCCTAAATTATTTATTTGCGGACATTCGCATATTTTAAAAGTGATGTTTGATAAAAAAAATAACCTATTGCACATGAATCCAGGTGCAGCAGGAAAAAGCGGATTTCATCAAATGCGTACTATGCTTCGTTTTGTAATAGACGATGATAAAATAAAAGATCTGGAAATTATAGAAATTGGTAAAAAATAA
- the truA gene encoding tRNA pseudouridine(38-40) synthase TruA, translated as MRYFIHFAYNGTHYHGWQFQPNASSVQETLNKALSVLLNSTINVMGAGRTDTGVHAEEMYGHFDLEKSIDIPVLVHKLNSYLPKDIAVYNLIPVHDDAHCRFDATKRTYEYHINTVKNPFLEELSWYVTQKLDVELMNEAAKILLKHTDFQCFSKVNTDVNTFDCTIFEAYWKQENNKLVFTISANRFLRNMVRAIVGTLINIGLHKITLADFENIIASKNREKAGFSVPAHGLYLTKIYYDYL; from the coding sequence ATGAGATATTTTATTCATTTTGCTTATAACGGAACTCATTATCATGGCTGGCAGTTTCAGCCAAATGCTTCTTCAGTTCAGGAAACTTTAAATAAAGCGCTTTCGGTTTTATTAAATTCAACCATAAATGTTATGGGCGCCGGAAGAACAGATACTGGGGTGCATGCCGAGGAAATGTACGGACATTTTGATTTAGAAAAATCTATTGATATTCCGGTTTTGGTTCATAAACTCAATTCGTATTTACCAAAAGATATTGCGGTTTACAACCTGATTCCGGTACATGATGATGCGCATTGTAGATTTGACGCAACAAAAAGAACATACGAATATCATATCAATACAGTTAAAAATCCGTTTTTAGAAGAATTGAGCTGGTACGTGACTCAAAAGCTCGATGTTGAGTTAATGAATGAGGCTGCAAAGATATTATTGAAGCATACCGATTTTCAGTGTTTCTCAAAAGTAAATACAGATGTTAATACTTTTGACTGCACGATTTTTGAGGCCTATTGGAAACAGGAAAATAACAAACTGGTTTTTACAATTTCGGCAAACCGTTTTTTACGAAACATGGTTCGGGCAATTGTGGGAACTTTAATTAATATAGGATTACACAAAATCACGCTGGCAGATTTTGAAAATATTATTGCCAGCAAAAACAGAGAAAAAGCCGGATTTTCGGTTCCGGCGCATGGTTTGTATTTAACCAAAATTTATTACGATTATTTATAA
- a CDS encoding ABC transporter ATP-binding protein codes for MKAKAFDTGLFKRILKYTKPYKWRYYGVIIFAVSLSIFAALRPYLLKQTVDGYIKTHDKTGLLLYIILMGSVLLMEVFSQFYFVYWANWLGQDIVKDIRNKLFKHILSFRMKYFDLVPVGQLVTRSVSDIESIARIFSQGLFMIISDLMKMLVVLIFMFYMNWKLTWIVVVAMPILVYITRIFQRKMQVAFEEVRTQIANMNSFVQERVTGMKIVQLFNREKIEAENFRVINDKHRVAWIKTILYNSIFFPIADIISSITLGLVVVFGGFKILNGDNFTTFGDLFSYTMFIGMLFNPLRQIADKFNEMQLGMIAANRVFDIIHTQDHIQDTGTIEAPVFNGSIDFKQVRFSYIPEEEVIKGIDLSVNAGQTVAIVGSTGAGKSTIINLLNRFYEINSGTICIDGENIENYTLASLRKQIAVVLQDVFLFADTIYNNITLHNPEITREKVLDAAKKIGVHDFIMSLPDNYDFDVKERGVMLSSGQRQLIAFLRSYVSNPSILILDEATSSIDTYSEELIQRATETITKGRTSIIIAHRLATIVNADKIVVMDKGLIVEQGTHQELLMKTDGYYKNLYDSQFSVAN; via the coding sequence ATGAAAGCAAAAGCATTTGATACCGGTTTATTTAAACGGATTTTAAAATATACGAAACCTTATAAATGGCGTTACTACGGCGTTATTATTTTTGCGGTTTCGCTCTCTATTTTTGCAGCTCTGCGACCTTATTTATTAAAACAAACGGTCGACGGCTATATCAAAACGCACGACAAGACTGGTTTACTGTTATACATTATTTTAATGGGATCGGTTTTGCTTATGGAGGTTTTCTCTCAGTTCTATTTTGTGTATTGGGCTAACTGGCTTGGACAGGATATTGTAAAAGATATTCGCAACAAACTTTTCAAACACATTTTAAGTTTTAGAATGAAATATTTTGATTTGGTTCCGGTTGGGCAGCTGGTTACCAGATCTGTTTCTGATATTGAATCTATAGCCCGTATTTTCAGTCAGGGATTGTTTATGATTATAAGTGATTTGATGAAAATGCTGGTGGTTTTGATTTTTATGTTTTATATGAACTGGAAACTTACCTGGATTGTGGTTGTTGCAATGCCTATTCTGGTTTATATTACCCGAATTTTCCAACGTAAAATGCAGGTGGCTTTTGAGGAAGTACGTACACAGATTGCCAACATGAATTCGTTTGTTCAGGAACGTGTAACGGGAATGAAAATCGTACAGCTTTTTAACCGCGAAAAAATCGAAGCCGAAAATTTCAGAGTCATTAACGACAAACACAGAGTTGCGTGGATTAAAACCATTCTATACAACTCGATCTTCTTCCCTATTGCCGATATTATTTCGTCGATTACCTTAGGTTTAGTTGTAGTTTTTGGAGGATTCAAAATTTTGAACGGTGATAATTTTACAACATTCGGAGATTTGTTTTCTTATACGATGTTTATCGGTATGCTTTTTAATCCGTTAAGACAGATTGCTGATAAATTTAACGAGATGCAGTTAGGAATGATTGCAGCCAATCGTGTTTTTGATATCATCCATACTCAGGATCATATTCAGGATACAGGAACAATTGAAGCTCCGGTTTTTAACGGAAGTATCGATTTTAAACAAGTCCGTTTTAGTTATATTCCCGAAGAAGAAGTTATAAAAGGCATCGATTTATCTGTAAATGCCGGACAAACTGTTGCAATTGTAGGTTCGACCGGAGCAGGAAAATCAACTATTATTAATCTGCTGAATCGTTTTTATGAAATTAACAGCGGTACGATTTGTATTGATGGAGAAAATATTGAGAATTACACTTTGGCTTCACTTCGAAAACAAATCGCTGTGGTTTTACAAGATGTATTTTTGTTTGCCGATACGATTTACAATAATATTACACTTCATAACCCTGAAATTACACGCGAAAAGGTTTTAGATGCTGCAAAGAAAATTGGTGTTCACGACTTTATTATGAGTCTTCCAGATAATTATGATTTTGATGTTAAGGAACGAGGCGTTATGCTTTCGTCTGGTCAAAGACAATTAATTGCTTTTTTACGTTCGTATGTGAGCAACCCAAGTATTTTGATTCTAGATGAAGCAACTTCGTCTATTGATACCTATTCTGAAGAATTGATTCAGCGTGCAACGGAAACGATTACAAAAGGAAGAACTTCGATTATTATTGCACACCGTTTAGCAACAATTGTAAATGCTGATAAAATTGTGGTAATGGACAAAGGTTTGATTGTGGAACAAGGAACTCATCAGGAATTATTAATGAAAACTGATGGATATTATAAAAACTTATACGATTCTCAATTCTCGGTTGCGAATTAA
- a CDS encoding histidine kinase: MKFRLKKITSRRAFLIYVAVSILITVSSVYILSNLITDLTEKANEEAAQRNFIKKQEFLSQEFSKFLEQENRIKHVLKISKPEELASNLHVLSSVQNTNLLVADNWFQINDNKIQFGTDSISGDLKKDAEDFIQKNKDQDHISVIIPQGEEWVWRIYFKLTSKNTVVRYGYDINLKKLVDYFSSIDIKSTNNYAFIFDKSGRCIYHPELNFIGKNIYEVSSTRAIDTIFPKKQDYVKRVTMSEYLGLDVIRFTKKLDLRNTHWFICVNFPKNVSDENVALINKYSTWIYSITTVMLLLIFYLFSYANRRAYKEKGIAIKEKNRLLVENEKIIKEKALIQLQHLKEQINPHFLFNSLNSLYMLVGSDVKTAQKFTLNLSRIYRYLIDPPEKNIVPLKDELLFIEKYIFLQQTRFKEELFFSIKIEDQEALEKFIPYLGFQVVVENAIKHNMATQENPLTTEILIQKDQVIITNNLQKKTHSEPGTNFGLKYLLSIYNFYSRTNLTTSENDGKFVCILPLISIHS, encoded by the coding sequence TTGAAATTTAGATTAAAAAAAATAACATCCCGACGTGCATTTTTAATTTATGTAGCCGTCTCTATTCTTATTACTGTTTCTTCTGTATATATATTGAGTAATTTGATTACTGATCTTACCGAAAAAGCAAATGAAGAAGCAGCACAGCGTAACTTTATTAAAAAGCAGGAATTTTTGTCGCAGGAATTCTCAAAATTTCTGGAACAGGAAAACAGAATAAAGCACGTTTTAAAAATAAGTAAACCAGAAGAACTGGCTTCTAACTTACATGTTTTGTCTTCGGTTCAAAACACCAATTTATTGGTAGCCGATAATTGGTTTCAAATAAATGATAATAAAATTCAGTTTGGAACTGATTCTATTTCGGGTGACCTAAAAAAAGATGCAGAAGATTTTATCCAAAAAAATAAAGATCAGGATCACATAAGTGTTATTATTCCGCAGGGAGAAGAATGGGTTTGGAGAATTTATTTTAAACTTACTTCAAAAAACACAGTTGTTCGTTATGGCTACGATATCAACTTAAAAAAACTTGTTGATTATTTTTCCAGTATAGATATTAAATCGACTAACAATTATGCTTTTATATTTGATAAGTCAGGAAGATGTATTTATCATCCTGAATTGAATTTTATAGGAAAAAATATTTATGAGGTTTCTTCTACCCGTGCAATTGATACCATATTTCCAAAAAAGCAGGATTATGTAAAAAGAGTTACCATGTCTGAATATTTAGGACTGGATGTTATTCGATTTACAAAAAAATTAGACCTTAGAAACACACATTGGTTTATATGTGTCAATTTTCCAAAAAATGTCAGCGACGAAAATGTAGCGTTGATTAATAAATATTCGACCTGGATATATTCGATTACAACGGTAATGCTTCTGCTGATTTTCTATTTATTCTCGTATGCCAACAGACGTGCTTACAAAGAGAAAGGAATTGCCATTAAAGAAAAAAACAGGCTTTTGGTTGAGAATGAAAAAATCATCAAAGAAAAAGCACTTATTCAGCTGCAGCATTTAAAAGAACAGATTAATCCGCACTTTTTATTCAATTCGCTCAACTCTCTTTACATGTTAGTTGGAAGCGATGTAAAAACGGCACAAAAATTCACACTGAACTTATCCCGTATTTACCGTTATTTAATTGATCCGCCTGAAAAAAATATTGTACCGCTTAAGGATGAATTATTATTTATCGAAAAATATATCTTTTTACAGCAGACTCGTTTCAAGGAAGAATTATTCTTTTCTATTAAAATTGAAGATCAGGAAGCTCTCGAAAAGTTTATTCCGTATCTGGGATTTCAGGTAGTAGTCGAGAATGCTATTAAGCACAATATGGCGACACAGGAAAATCCGTTAACGACAGAAATTCTAATTCAAAAAGATCAGGTCATAATCACTAATAATCTTCAAAAAAAGACTCACAGCGAGCCTGGCACAAATTTTGGCTTAAAATACTTGTTAAGTATCTATAACTTCTACTCCAGAACCAATTTAACAACTTCAGAAAATGACGGCAAATTCGTATGTATTCTGCCATTAATATCCATTCACTCCTAA